Within the Saccharopolyspora gloriosae genome, the region GCGATAAAGAGCGCGCCCTTGGGGCACAGCTGCACCGCTTTGGTAACACGTTCTACCGATTCGTCCGGGATCGGACGGTGGATGTGCAGCTGTTCGTCCTCGTCCAGTTCGAAGACCGCGGGAGCCAAGCCGGCGCACACGCCGTTGGCCTCGCACAGTTCAGGTCGCACGCCGATCTCCATCGCTTCCTCCGCACTCGTGGGACTCGGGCCATCGGACGCTCG harbors:
- a CDS encoding ferredoxin gives rise to the protein MEIGVRPELCEANGVCAGLAPAVFELDEDEQLHIHRPIPDESVERVTKAVQLCPKGALFIAGNEPEI